From a region of the Fischerella sp. JS2 genome:
- the dps gene encoding DNA starvation/stationary phase protection protein Dps: MADKLSSRLYPSRIDLPADARVKIVELLNQTLAATTDLKTQTKQAHWNVKGTDFYQLHELFDEIADELEEYVDMFAERITALGGYACGTARMAAANSILPEYPVDILDGMQHVTALAERFAPYAKHIRQAIDTTNDLGDADTADLYTEVSRTIDKRLWFLEAHLQPAEVKSENGATAATTKAKVAAK, from the coding sequence ATGGCAGATAAGCTTTCATCACGTCTTTACCCCAGCCGCATTGACCTTCCTGCTGATGCACGCGTCAAAATTGTTGAACTTCTCAATCAAACTCTAGCCGCAACAACAGATTTGAAAACTCAGACAAAACAGGCGCACTGGAACGTCAAAGGAACCGACTTCTACCAACTGCACGAATTGTTTGATGAAATTGCAGATGAGTTGGAAGAGTATGTCGACATGTTTGCAGAAAGAATCACCGCTTTAGGTGGTTATGCTTGTGGTACAGCTCGGATGGCAGCAGCTAATTCAATTTTGCCAGAATATCCAGTTGATATTTTGGATGGTATGCAGCATGTTACCGCATTGGCAGAGCGCTTTGCACCCTATGCTAAGCACATCAGACAAGCGATCGACACAACCAATGATTTAGGTGATGCAGATACAGCCGATCTTTACACCGAAGTCTCTCGCACCATTGACAAGCGACTGTGGTTCTTAGAAGCTCATTTGCAACCAGCAGAAGTGAAATCAGAAAATGGTGCTACAGCTGCTACAACTAAAGCAAAAGTTGCTGCTAAATAA
- a CDS encoding thiol-disulfide oxidoreductase DCC family protein: MNYYVIYDGNCNLCVTLVQLLENLDQGNQFRYISMQDQQTLQEWGITPQDCELGMILINANAPEQRWQGSAAAEEIGRILPFGSIFVDAYRALPGVKWAGDRIYEQIRDNRYSLFGKRSSTYQSVYCAENNCKF, from the coding sequence ATGAACTACTACGTAATCTACGACGGAAACTGCAATCTTTGCGTTACCTTGGTGCAACTACTAGAAAATCTAGATCAGGGAAACCAGTTTCGCTACATCTCCATGCAAGATCAGCAAACTCTCCAAGAGTGGGGAATTACACCCCAAGATTGTGAGTTGGGTATGATTTTGATTAATGCCAATGCGCCGGAACAACGCTGGCAGGGTAGTGCGGCGGCGGAAGAAATTGGCCGTATATTACCATTTGGTAGTATTTTTGTGGATGCGTATCGGGCTTTACCTGGAGTCAAATGGGCAGGCGATCGCATTTACGAACAAATCCGCGACAATCGTTATAGTCTGTTTGGTAAGCGTTCTAGTACATATCAATCAGTATATTGTGCTGAAAATAATTGCAAATTTTGA
- a CDS encoding pirin family protein, whose product MVSNAKTHLIHDRNARGRTQTGWLDSYHTFSFGNFYDPNRMGFRSLRVINDDRVAPGAGFPTHGHKDMEIFTYVLEGAIEHQDSLGNGSVIRPGEAQIMSAGTGILHSEFNPSKTEPGHFLQIWILPNQKGLQPRYDQKAFPLEERKGKLRLIAAKDGRDGAVKIFQDVDLYTSVLEAGDVVNYQILPHRYGWLQIANGIAKLNGEELRAGDGVQINGEEQLEISTDIGAEILLFDLG is encoded by the coding sequence ATGGTTTCCAACGCTAAAACCCATCTCATTCATGATAGAAATGCACGTGGTCGTACCCAAACAGGCTGGCTCGATAGTTATCATACATTTTCTTTTGGTAACTTTTATGATCCTAATCGTATGGGATTTCGTTCTTTGCGTGTAATTAATGATGATCGTGTGGCGCCTGGTGCAGGTTTTCCTACTCATGGTCATAAAGACATGGAAATTTTCACCTATGTGCTAGAAGGAGCCATAGAACATCAAGATAGTTTAGGTAACGGTTCAGTCATTCGTCCAGGAGAAGCACAAATTATGAGTGCTGGAACTGGTATTTTACATAGTGAATTTAATCCATCTAAAACTGAACCAGGCCACTTCTTACAAATTTGGATTCTTCCTAATCAAAAAGGACTGCAACCTAGATATGATCAAAAGGCTTTTCCTCTTGAAGAAAGAAAAGGTAAATTACGCTTAATTGCTGCCAAAGATGGGCGTGATGGTGCTGTGAAAATTTTCCAAGATGTTGATTTGTACACATCTGTTTTGGAAGCTGGTGATGTTGTCAATTATCAGATTTTGCCTCATCGTTATGGTTGGTTGCAAATTGCTAATGGTATCGCCAAATTAAATGGTGAAGAACTTCGTGCAGGTGATGGTGTGCAAATAAATGGCGAAGAACAACTAGAAATCAGCACTGATATCGGTGCAGAAATCTTGTTGTTTGATTTGGGTTAA
- a CDS encoding IS630 family transposase → MQLIAQYSAIILPQYENIRYFVQDESRFGLKTIEGRKITLPGVKPIGDWQWQFKAFWLYGAVEPLTGESLFWQFSHVDTECYQQFLNEFAACYPKSLNILQVDNGLFHKAKRLQIPENIVLLFQPAHSPELNPIERVWEYLKQDLKWELFDHLEHLQTKVAQLLALLTPQIAASLTGYDFILNALSVANIF, encoded by the coding sequence TTGCAATTAATTGCTCAATACAGTGCCATTATCTTGCCCCAGTACGAAAATATTCGTTATTTTGTACAAGATGAGAGTCGATTTGGACTCAAAACCATTGAAGGACGTAAAATTACTCTTCCCGGAGTTAAGCCTATTGGTGATTGGCAGTGGCAATTTAAAGCGTTCTGGCTATATGGAGCAGTTGAACCACTTACTGGGGAAAGTTTATTTTGGCAGTTTTCTCATGTTGATACCGAATGCTACCAACAATTTTTGAACGAGTTCGCTGCCTGTTATCCCAAATCACTTAACATTCTCCAAGTTGATAACGGCTTATTTCATAAAGCTAAACGTTTACAAATTCCAGAGAATATTGTTCTTTTGTTCCAGCCTGCTCATTCTCCTGAACTGAATCCCATAGAGCGCGTTTGGGAATATCTCAAGCAAGACTTGAAATGGGAGCTATTTGATCACCTGGAGCATCTGCAAACCAAGGTTGCTCAACTCCTAGCTCTCCTCACTCCTCAAATTGCTGCTTCTTTGACTGGTTATGACTTCATCCTCAATGCCTTATCTGTCGCAAACATTTTTTGA
- a CDS encoding aldo/keto reductase, producing the protein MRYKLLGKSGLRVSELCLGTMTFGEDWGWGASQDESRKVFDAFVEAGGNFIDTANGYTDGSSEKIVGEFIASERERFVVATKYSFPLQMNDHKGNPNGSGNHRKNMIESLEGSLKRLKTDYIDLFWLHAWDFMTPVEEIMRAFDDLVRQGKVLYIGISDAPAWVVSQANTMAHFQGWTPFVALQIEYNLLQRTPERDLLPMAKAFDLAVLPWSPLGGGVLTGKYNKSQGNGNEQGRLSSTAGGNISERALAIAEVVTHVAQEIGRIPSQVALAWLRAQAGVIIPIIGARKVSQIQDNLACVDINLSPEHLQRLNEVSQIELGFPHDFLQNEVIRDRLFGGTFNLIDNHHS; encoded by the coding sequence ATGAGATATAAACTCTTGGGTAAAAGCGGGTTACGAGTCTCTGAACTCTGCTTAGGAACCATGACTTTTGGCGAAGACTGGGGTTGGGGAGCATCTCAAGATGAAAGCCGCAAAGTCTTTGATGCTTTTGTAGAAGCTGGTGGTAATTTTATTGACACTGCCAATGGTTACACCGATGGATCTAGTGAAAAGATTGTTGGTGAATTTATTGCCTCGGAACGGGAACGCTTTGTCGTTGCCACAAAGTACTCGTTTCCTTTACAGATGAATGACCATAAAGGCAATCCTAATGGTAGTGGCAATCATCGCAAAAACATGATAGAGTCCCTTGAAGGTAGTTTGAAACGCCTCAAGACTGACTATATTGATTTGTTCTGGTTGCACGCTTGGGATTTTATGACGCCCGTTGAAGAAATTATGCGTGCTTTTGATGATTTAGTACGTCAAGGAAAAGTATTATACATTGGAATTTCCGACGCACCTGCGTGGGTAGTTTCCCAAGCCAATACTATGGCACATTTTCAGGGCTGGACGCCATTTGTAGCTCTCCAAATTGAGTATAATTTATTGCAACGCACTCCGGAGCGAGATTTACTACCAATGGCGAAAGCCTTTGACTTGGCTGTATTACCGTGGTCTCCTCTAGGTGGTGGCGTATTAACAGGTAAATATAACAAGAGTCAGGGCAATGGTAACGAACAGGGAAGACTCTCTAGTACTGCTGGCGGAAATATTTCCGAACGTGCTTTAGCGATCGCCGAAGTTGTTACCCATGTTGCTCAAGAAATCGGACGTATACCCTCTCAAGTTGCACTGGCTTGGTTACGCGCTCAAGCTGGTGTCATTATCCCAATTATTGGGGCGCGGAAGGTATCGCAGATTCAAGATAATTTAGCTTGTGTTGACATTAATCTGTCACCAGAACATCTACAACGTCTCAACGAAGTAAGCCAAATTGAACTTGGTTTTCCCCATGATTTCTTGCAGAATGAAGTCATACGCGATCGCCTTTTCGGTGGCACATTTAACCTGATAGACAATCATCATTCTTAA
- a CDS encoding helix-turn-helix domain-containing protein produces the protein MVGVTQIEIVDSVEELEKLLRHQKQSRSKERIQALYLIKGQEMSVSEIAKILGKHRATVHRWLADYREGGIEAVVEFGTSSGRKRAIPDWAVSSLKKQLEQPEGGFQRYTQIQHWLEKTLGVQAEYATVHHLARYRLKAKLKVPRPRNRKQDEEKLESFKKNSVMTCN, from the coding sequence ATGGTAGGGGTAACACAGATCGAGATAGTTGATAGTGTCGAGGAACTAGAGAAGTTGCTCAGACATCAAAAACAGTCTCGGAGCAAAGAACGTATACAAGCCCTATATCTGATTAAAGGGCAAGAAATGAGTGTAAGTGAGATTGCTAAAATCTTGGGAAAACATCGAGCTACAGTACATCGATGGTTGGCAGATTATCGAGAAGGAGGAATTGAGGCGGTTGTTGAATTTGGAACGAGTTCAGGTCGAAAAAGAGCAATACCAGATTGGGCTGTATCGAGTTTGAAAAAACAACTCGAACAACCAGAAGGTGGGTTTCAACGGTACACACAAATACAACATTGGTTAGAAAAAACCTTGGGTGTGCAAGCTGAGTACGCAACTGTACATCATCTGGCACGTTACAGGCTCAAAGCCAAGCTGAAAGTCCCACGTCCGCGTAACCGAAAACAGGACGAAGAAAAACTAGAGTCTTTTAAAAAAAACTCGGTGATGACTTGCAATTAA